Proteins from a single region of Pseudopedobacter saltans DSM 12145:
- the thiH gene encoding 2-iminoacetate synthase ThiH, with product MNSFKDCFEQYKWSEVKESIYGKTKIEVEEALHKSVRSLEDFKALISPAASSYLEPMAKLSQNLTQKRFGKTIQMYIPLYLSNECNNICTYCGFSLDNKIKRKTLSPIELMQEVSVIKKMGYNHVLLVSGEANLTVGVEYFKQALKLVRPHFSHISMEVQPLDQQDYEELIPLGLNTVLVYQETYHQEDYKKHHPKGKKSNFLYRLETPDRLGRANIHKMGLGVLIGLEDWRTDNFFTALHVDYLEKTYWQTKYSLSFPRLRPFSGGLEPKVEMSDRELVQLICAYRIFNEEVELSISTRESENFRNHIFQLGITSMSAGSKTNPGGYYCAMESLEQFEISDERSPKQIAEVITSKGYEPVWKDWDSFM from the coding sequence ATGAATAGCTTTAAAGATTGTTTTGAACAATATAAATGGAGCGAAGTAAAGGAATCTATTTACGGAAAGACAAAAATAGAAGTAGAAGAGGCTTTACACAAATCCGTTCGTAGTCTGGAAGATTTTAAGGCACTTATTTCACCGGCAGCTTCGTCTTATCTGGAGCCTATGGCTAAGTTGAGTCAGAACTTGACGCAAAAGCGCTTTGGTAAGACTATACAGATGTATATTCCGCTTTATCTTTCTAATGAGTGTAATAACATATGCACTTATTGCGGTTTTAGCCTGGATAATAAAATAAAACGCAAAACATTGTCTCCTATAGAACTGATGCAGGAAGTAAGTGTTATCAAGAAAATGGGCTATAATCATGTTTTGCTGGTAAGTGGTGAAGCGAATTTAACGGTAGGTGTTGAGTACTTTAAACAAGCCCTGAAACTGGTTCGTCCACATTTTTCTCATATCTCTATGGAGGTGCAGCCATTGGATCAGCAAGACTATGAGGAACTGATTCCTTTAGGGCTGAATACAGTTTTGGTTTATCAGGAAACTTATCATCAGGAGGACTATAAAAAACACCATCCTAAAGGTAAGAAGTCGAATTTCCTTTATCGCCTTGAAACGCCTGATAGATTGGGAAGAGCTAATATCCATAAAATGGGACTGGGTGTATTGATAGGTTTGGAAGACTGGCGCACCGATAACTTTTTTACGGCATTGCATGTAGATTATCTGGAAAAAACTTATTGGCAAACAAAATACAGTCTGTCTTTTCCAAGACTGAGACCTTTTAGCGGGGGTCTGGAGCCTAAAGTAGAAATGTCTGACAGGGAATTGGTACAGTTAATCTGCGCCTACAGAATTTTTAATGAAGAAGTTGAGCTATCGATTTCTACAAGGGAGTCGGAGAATTTCAGGAACCATATATTTCAATTGGGAATTACGTCTATGAGTGCCGGGTCGAAGACTAATCCGGGCGGATATTATTGTGCAATGGAATCTTTGGAACAGTTTGAAATTTCCGATGAAAGGTCTCCAAAGCAAATAGCAGAGGTTATTACAAGTAAAGGTTACGAGCCGGTGTGGAAAGATTGGGATAGTTTTATGTAA
- a CDS encoding thiazole synthase: MKIADKEFQSRLFIGTGKYSSNEQMEASIRASGSELATVALKRVDMHSKEDDILRHLKHPRINLLPNTSGVRNAKEAVFAAELARQALETDWVKLEIHPDPKYLMPDPIETLLATEALAKMGFVVLPYIHADPVLCKRLEEVGTAAVMPLGAPIGSNKGLKTFDFLEIIIAQSKVPVIVDAGIGAPSDAAKAMEMGADAVLVNTAIAVSADPVKMAEAFKLAVISGRMAYEAKLSKLSDFAVASSPLTSFLDE, from the coding sequence ATGAAAATAGCAGATAAGGAATTTCAATCGAGGTTATTTATCGGAACGGGTAAATACAGTTCTAATGAACAAATGGAGGCTTCTATTAGAGCTTCGGGCTCTGAACTGGCAACAGTGGCTTTAAAGAGGGTCGATATGCATTCGAAGGAAGATGATATATTGCGGCATTTGAAGCATCCGAGGATTAATTTGCTACCTAATACATCGGGTGTTCGGAATGCAAAAGAAGCAGTTTTTGCAGCAGAACTGGCCAGGCAAGCGTTGGAAACCGATTGGGTGAAACTGGAAATCCATCCGGATCCTAAATATCTTATGCCAGACCCTATAGAAACCCTCTTAGCAACAGAAGCATTGGCGAAAATGGGATTTGTCGTATTACCTTACATCCATGCTGATCCGGTATTGTGTAAACGATTGGAAGAGGTCGGGACAGCCGCAGTAATGCCTTTGGGGGCGCCAATCGGTAGTAATAAAGGCTTAAAGACTTTCGATTTTCTGGAAATTATTATTGCGCAAAGCAAGGTTCCTGTAATTGTTGACGCTGGAATTGGAGCTCCGTCTGATGCCGCAAAGGCAATGGAAATGGGGGCAGATGCTGTTCTGGTGAACACCGCCATTGCAGTTTCCGCGGATCCGGTAAAAATGGCTGAAGCTTTTAAACTGGCAGTAATTAGCGGTCGGATGGCTTATGAAGCTAAATTGAGTAAACTCAGCGATTTTGCAGTAGCAAGTAGTCCCTTAACTTCTTTTTTAGATGAATAG